In Ctenopharyngodon idella isolate HZGC_01 chromosome 1, HZGC01, whole genome shotgun sequence, a single genomic region encodes these proteins:
- the med19b gene encoding mediator of RNA polymerase II transcription subunit 19-B → MTEIFSSLYGQPDSQGPVGPSALGFGSGKPQVPQNMGPMCFPHQMVDEGGQIRKPSAMNEPFYLLRELPMENELTGHTNLITHYNLEHAYNKFCGKKVKEKLSNFLPELPGMIDSPGIQDNSSLRSLIEKPPVCNNSFSPLTGVMLTGFRLHTGPLPEQYRLMHIQPPKKKNKHKHKHHRPQDPLPPETPSDSDHKKKKKKKDDDPDRKKKKKDKKKKKNRHSPDHPGMTGAQPSSSSSLR, encoded by the exons ATGACAGAAATCTTCTCCTCACTGTACGGTCAGCCTGATTCCCAGGGTCCAGTAGGACCGTCTGCGCTGGGCTTTGGATCTGGGAAACCTCAGGTACCCCAAAACATGGGCCCGATGTGTTTCCCGCATCAGATGGTGGATGAAGGGGGTCAGATCAGAAAACCCTCCGCGATGAACGAGCCCTTCTACCTGCTGCGAGAACTGCCCA TGGAGAATGAGCTGACAGGACACACTAATCTCATCACACACTACAACCTGGAGCACGCTTATAACAAGTTCTGCGGAAAGAAGGTGAAGGAGAAACTCAGTAATTTTCTTCCAGAGCTTCCTG GTATGATTGACAGCCCAGGTATTCAGGACAACAGCTCTCTGCGCTCTCTCATTGAGAAGCCGCCAGTGTgcaacaactctttcagtccTCTCACTGGGGTCATGCTCACCGGCTTCAGGCTACACACTGGgcct TTGCCAGAGCAATACAGATTGATGCACATTCAACCGCCGAAGAAgaagaacaaacacaaacataaacatcATCGGCCTCAAGATCCCTTACCACCAG AAACTCCATCAGATTCAGAccataagaagaagaagaaaaagaaggacGATGACCCggacagaaagaaaaagaagaaagataagaagaaaaagaag AATCGCCATAGTCCTGATCACCCAGGCATGACTGGAGCTCAgcccagcagcagcagcagtttgAGATAA